One genomic segment of Phyllopteryx taeniolatus isolate TA_2022b chromosome 12, UOR_Ptae_1.2, whole genome shotgun sequence includes these proteins:
- the ercc1 gene encoding DNA excision repair protein ERCC-1 isoform X1, translated as MKRRFNINLDDSVFTKERTPPKKHFQPSKTVGQSKTDASPSPAKEGQPLSYAQYIIKAKAQGSAPPQRDGSSQMLRPEAGEAPTIASLRQSEPDAVPTAEGKSGGNQVTKSEETRGSGAGQREVNCPSLGPKPTGSGSSIIVSPRQRGNPILKFVRSVPWEFGEVVPDYVLGQTTCALFLSLRYHNLNPNYIHDRLKQLGQTFTLRVLLVQVDVKDPHHALKELARICIMADCTLILAWSPEEAGRYLETYKSYEKKPADLLKEQVEKNYLSKVTDCLTTVKSINKTDAVTLLSTFSVSASQPFAAAIEMFTFLMISLQSLEGIISASKEDLVLCPGLGPQKARRLYDVLHKPFLKSKTKCDS; from the exons ATGAAGAGAAGGTTTAATATCAATTTGGACGATTCTGTCTTTACCAAAGAGAGAACACCA CCAAAGAAGCACTTTCAACCATCCAAAACTGTTGGACAAAGCAAAACCGATGCAAGTCCATCCCCAGCAAAGGAGGGCCAGCCTTTGTCTTATGCACAATATATCATCAAGGCTAAAGCTCAAGGGTCTGCGCCTCCTCAACGAGATGGCTCCTCCCAAATGCTCCGACCTGAAGCTGGTGAGGCTCCCACTATTGCCAGTCTGAGGCAAAGCGAGCCTGACGCCGTGCCCACCGCAGAAGGAAAGAGCGGAGGTAACCAGGTGACGAAGAGCGAGGAGACTCGGGGGTCCGGTGCAGGTCAGAGAGAAGTAAACTGTCCAAGCCTTGGGCCAAAACCCACGGGGTCCGGCAGCAGCATTATTGTCAGTCCGAGACAG AGGGGAAATCCCATTTTGAAGTTTGTCAGGAGTGTCCCATGGGAGTTTGGAGAAGTTGTGCCAGACTATGTCCTGGGCCAGACAACTTGTGCTCTCTTTCTCAG TCTCAGGTATCACAACCTGAATCCAAACTATATTCATGATCGACTTAAGCAGCTTGGACAGACCTTCACCCTTCGAGTTTTACTCGTTCAAGTGGATGTG AAAGACCCCCATCATGCATTGAAGGAGCTGGCTCGCATCTGCATCATGGCTGACTGCACTCTTATTTTGGCATGGAG CCCAGAGGAGGCAGGACGTTACCTGGAAACATACAAGTCGTACGAGAAGAAACCAGCAGACCTTCTGAAGGAACAAgttgaaaaaaactatttatcaAAG GTGACAGACTGCCTGACCACCGTCAAGTCCATAAACAAGACAGATGCTGTGACGTTGCTGTCAACCTTCTCTGTGAGTGCCTCTCAACCCTTTGCCGCTGCAATcgaaatgtttacttttttaatgatttcattaCAGTCTTTGGAAGGAATCATCAGTGCATCTAAAGAAGACCTGGTTCTCTGTCCAGGCCTTGGTCCGCAAAAA GCAAGACGTCTTTATGATGTGCTTCATAAACCCTTTTTAAAATCCAAGACAAAGTGTGACAGTTGA
- the ercc1 gene encoding DNA excision repair protein ERCC-1 isoform X3, with amino-acid sequence MKRRFNINLDDSVFTKERTPPKKHFQPSKTVGQSKTDASPSPAKEGQPLSYAQYIIKAKAQGSAPPQRDGSSQMLRPEAGEAPTIASLRQSEPDAVPTAEGKSGGNQVTKSEETRGSGAGQREVNCPSLGPKPTGSGSSIIVSPRQRGNPILKFVRSVPWEFGEVVPDYVLGQTTCALFLSLRYHNLNPNYIHDRLKQLGQTFTLRVLLVQVDVKDPHHALKELARICIMADCTLILAWSPEEAGRYLETYKSYEKKPADLLKEQVEKNYLSKVTDCLTTVKSINKTDAVTLLSTFSSLEGIISASKEDLVLCPGLGPQKARRLYDVLHKPFLKSKTKCDS; translated from the exons ATGAAGAGAAGGTTTAATATCAATTTGGACGATTCTGTCTTTACCAAAGAGAGAACACCA CCAAAGAAGCACTTTCAACCATCCAAAACTGTTGGACAAAGCAAAACCGATGCAAGTCCATCCCCAGCAAAGGAGGGCCAGCCTTTGTCTTATGCACAATATATCATCAAGGCTAAAGCTCAAGGGTCTGCGCCTCCTCAACGAGATGGCTCCTCCCAAATGCTCCGACCTGAAGCTGGTGAGGCTCCCACTATTGCCAGTCTGAGGCAAAGCGAGCCTGACGCCGTGCCCACCGCAGAAGGAAAGAGCGGAGGTAACCAGGTGACGAAGAGCGAGGAGACTCGGGGGTCCGGTGCAGGTCAGAGAGAAGTAAACTGTCCAAGCCTTGGGCCAAAACCCACGGGGTCCGGCAGCAGCATTATTGTCAGTCCGAGACAG AGGGGAAATCCCATTTTGAAGTTTGTCAGGAGTGTCCCATGGGAGTTTGGAGAAGTTGTGCCAGACTATGTCCTGGGCCAGACAACTTGTGCTCTCTTTCTCAG TCTCAGGTATCACAACCTGAATCCAAACTATATTCATGATCGACTTAAGCAGCTTGGACAGACCTTCACCCTTCGAGTTTTACTCGTTCAAGTGGATGTG AAAGACCCCCATCATGCATTGAAGGAGCTGGCTCGCATCTGCATCATGGCTGACTGCACTCTTATTTTGGCATGGAG CCCAGAGGAGGCAGGACGTTACCTGGAAACATACAAGTCGTACGAGAAGAAACCAGCAGACCTTCTGAAGGAACAAgttgaaaaaaactatttatcaAAG GTGACAGACTGCCTGACCACCGTCAAGTCCATAAACAAGACAGATGCTGTGACGTTGCTGTCAACCTTCTCT TCTTTGGAAGGAATCATCAGTGCATCTAAAGAAGACCTGGTTCTCTGTCCAGGCCTTGGTCCGCAAAAA GCAAGACGTCTTTATGATGTGCTTCATAAACCCTTTTTAAAATCCAAGACAAAGTGTGACAGTTGA
- the ercc1 gene encoding DNA excision repair protein ERCC-1 isoform X2: protein MKRRFNINLDDSVFTKERTPPKKHFQPSKTVGQSKTDASPSPAKEGQPLSYAQYIIKAKAQGSAPPQRDGSSQMLRPEAGEAPTIASLRQSEPDAVPTAEGKSGGNQVTKSEETRGSGAGQREVNCPSLGPKPTGSGSSIIVSPRQRGNPILKFVRSVPWEFGEVVPDYVLGQTTCALFLRYHNLNPNYIHDRLKQLGQTFTLRVLLVQVDVKDPHHALKELARICIMADCTLILAWSPEEAGRYLETYKSYEKKPADLLKEQVEKNYLSKVTDCLTTVKSINKTDAVTLLSTFSVSASQPFAAAIEMFTFLMISLQSLEGIISASKEDLVLCPGLGPQKARRLYDVLHKPFLKSKTKCDS, encoded by the exons ATGAAGAGAAGGTTTAATATCAATTTGGACGATTCTGTCTTTACCAAAGAGAGAACACCA CCAAAGAAGCACTTTCAACCATCCAAAACTGTTGGACAAAGCAAAACCGATGCAAGTCCATCCCCAGCAAAGGAGGGCCAGCCTTTGTCTTATGCACAATATATCATCAAGGCTAAAGCTCAAGGGTCTGCGCCTCCTCAACGAGATGGCTCCTCCCAAATGCTCCGACCTGAAGCTGGTGAGGCTCCCACTATTGCCAGTCTGAGGCAAAGCGAGCCTGACGCCGTGCCCACCGCAGAAGGAAAGAGCGGAGGTAACCAGGTGACGAAGAGCGAGGAGACTCGGGGGTCCGGTGCAGGTCAGAGAGAAGTAAACTGTCCAAGCCTTGGGCCAAAACCCACGGGGTCCGGCAGCAGCATTATTGTCAGTCCGAGACAG AGGGGAAATCCCATTTTGAAGTTTGTCAGGAGTGTCCCATGGGAGTTTGGAGAAGTTGTGCCAGACTATGTCCTGGGCCAGACAACTTGTGCTCTCTTTCTCAG GTATCACAACCTGAATCCAAACTATATTCATGATCGACTTAAGCAGCTTGGACAGACCTTCACCCTTCGAGTTTTACTCGTTCAAGTGGATGTG AAAGACCCCCATCATGCATTGAAGGAGCTGGCTCGCATCTGCATCATGGCTGACTGCACTCTTATTTTGGCATGGAG CCCAGAGGAGGCAGGACGTTACCTGGAAACATACAAGTCGTACGAGAAGAAACCAGCAGACCTTCTGAAGGAACAAgttgaaaaaaactatttatcaAAG GTGACAGACTGCCTGACCACCGTCAAGTCCATAAACAAGACAGATGCTGTGACGTTGCTGTCAACCTTCTCTGTGAGTGCCTCTCAACCCTTTGCCGCTGCAATcgaaatgtttacttttttaatgatttcattaCAGTCTTTGGAAGGAATCATCAGTGCATCTAAAGAAGACCTGGTTCTCTGTCCAGGCCTTGGTCCGCAAAAA GCAAGACGTCTTTATGATGTGCTTCATAAACCCTTTTTAAAATCCAAGACAAAGTGTGACAGTTGA